In a genomic window of Phaeodactylum tricornutum CCAP 1055/1 chromosome 6, whole genome shotgun sequence:
- a CDS encoding predicted protein — LLKPYFWPDATGPSDQTAFWNRIRAIATWICVFGSKACGLVSPLFLGWASTALAHQQYAQAIQYSVGYAALTFVGSTLKEGQSLVYLKVAQAAFVQLSETAFGHLHSLSLDWHLSKKMGEVLRSMDRGIAACDTLMKYLFLWLIPALIECIVVCIIFATYFQYLPLAITVFYFVFAYIVWTILVTLWRKKFRKALVQSDNEYHDRFTDSMINFETVKYFTAEAYEQRRFKEAVSRYQAGSVHVQSSLSFLNISQQLLLKACLAAALSLAALGIKKRVDCLGDFVAVLTYTLNLFAPLNFLGSIYNAVVMAVIDLTNLSELLAENPDVTDAPDAMTIPDRNVIDPDVAVEFDNVYFHYPTQPSTKGLQGMSFKMKRGTTTAIVGPTGAGKTTVSRLLFRFYDVLGGAVKVNGVDVRSVTQKSLRGAMGVVPQAASMFNDTIRTNLRYGRRDATQEDLEQAARDAQLLGFVESLDDGWDTMVGDRGLKLSGGEKQRAAIARCLLKDPPFVLLDEATSALDTLTESSVQEALDRLGAERTVLVIAHRLGTIRNADNIIVLKEGKVYEQGTHDQLLLQNGVYSDMWNMQ, encoded by the exons CTCCTCAAACCGTACTTTTGGCCGGACGCGACGGGCCCTTCCGATCAAACAGCCTTTTGGAATCGAATACGGGCCATTGCCACTTGGATCTGTGTGTTTGGTTCCAAGGCCTGCGGTCTAGTGTCACCATTATTCTTGGGCTGGGCGTCGACAGCACTGGCACACCAGCAGTACGCACAAGCCATTCAGTATTCGGTCGGATACGCCGCACTCACATTCGTCGGTAGCACTCTGAAAGAGGGACAATCGCTGGTTTATTTAAAGGTAGCTCAGGCGGCGTTTGTACAGCTTTCCGAAACCGCCTTTGGTCACTTGCATTCACTCTCGTTGGATTGGCATTTGAGCAAGAAAATGGGCGAAGTCTTGCGGAGTATGGATCGTGGCATTGCGGCCTGCGACACATTAATGAAGTATCTTTTCCTGTGGCTCATACCCGCACTCATCGAGTGTATCGTCGTGTGCATTATTTTTGCCACCTATTTTCAG TACCTGCCCCTGGCCATAACCGTGTTCTATTTCGTATTCGCCTACATTGTATGGACCATCTTGGTCACTTTGTGGCGTAAGAAGTTTCGCAAAGCCTTGGTCCAGTCCGACAATGAATATCACGACCGGTTTACGGATAGCATGATCAACTTTGAGACGGTCAAATACTTTACCGCGGAAGCCTACGAGCAAAGACGTTTTAAAGAAGCCGTCAGTCGGTACCAAGCTGGATCGGTACACGTACAGTCGAGTCTTTCCTTTTTGAACATTTCgcaacagcttttgcttAAAGCTTGCTTAGCGGCAGCGTTGTCGCTAGCGGCCCTAGGCATCAAAAAGCGTGTAGACTGCT TGGGGGATTTTGTGGCCGTCCTCACGTATACGCTCAACCTTTTTGCTCCACTCAACTTTTTGGGTTCCATCTACAATGCTGTTGTAATGGCGGTCATTGATTTGACCAATCTCTCGGAATTGTTGGCGGAAAATCCCGACGTGACGGATGCTCCGGATGCCATGACGATTCCCGATCGGAACGTGATTGATCCGGACGTGGCCGTCGAATTTGACAACGTATACTTCCACTATCCAACTCAGCCTAGTACCAAAGGTTTGCAAGGCATGTCTTTCAAAATGAAACGCGGCACGACGACGGCCATTGTTGGTCCTACAGGCGCCGGAAAG ACCACTGTCAGTCGACTTTTGTTTCGCTTTTACGATGTCCTGGGTGGCGCGGTCAAGGTCAATGGAGTGGACGTCCGATCGGTGACGCAAAAGTCTTTGCGGGGCGCCATGGGAGTAGTACCCCAGGCGGCGAGCATGTTCAACGATACAATCCGGACGAATTTGCGGTACGGACGCCGCGATGCCACCCAGGAAGACTTAGAGCAGGCGGCGCGAGACGCCCAGCTTTTGGGCTTTGTCGAGTCCTTGGATGATGGATGGGATACAATGGTAGGAGACCGCGGTCTAAAGCTGTCCGGTGGAGAGAAGCAGCGCGCCGCCATTGCCCGGTGTTTATTGAAAGATCCACCGTTTGTattgttggacgaagcaACCAGCGCGCTGGATACATTGACCGAGAGTTCGGTTCAGGAAGCTTTAGATCGGTTGGGTGCCGAGCGCACCGTGCTCGTCATTGCCCATCGACTCGGTACGATTCGCAACGCCGACAACATTATCGTGTTGAAAGAAGGCAAGGTGTACGAGCAGGGAACACACGATCAGCTTCTTCTCCAGAATGGAGTATATTCTGATATGTGGAATATGCAA